A window of the Juglans microcarpa x Juglans regia isolate MS1-56 chromosome 5D, Jm3101_v1.0, whole genome shotgun sequence genome harbors these coding sequences:
- the LOC121265374 gene encoding polyadenylate-binding protein 7: MAVSPAVNAPLASLYVGDLHPNVTDGQLFDAFSEFKSLASVRVCRDSSLGRSLCYAYVNFVDPNDATRAIEVKNHTALNGKVIRVMWSHRDPDARRSGKGNVFVKNLDESIDNSGLQDMFEKFGNVLSCKVAVSEDGKSKGYGFVQFESEESANDAIEKLNGSTVGEKQIYASKFVKRSDRILPSVDVKYTNLYMKNLDLDVTEEVLREKFSKFGKIASLVISKEDKGTSRGFGFVNFDNPDDARQAMEQMNGSQLGSKVLYVARAQKKAERKQILRHEFEEKRKEQIIKYKGLNVYVKNIDDDVTDEELREHFSQCGTITSAKLMRDDKGINKGFGFVCFSTPEEANKAVSRFHGYMFHGKPLYVAIAQRKEDRQAQLQLQYAHHLAGLAGHSTTVVPSGNPPYYYTAPPGVVSQVAPQHAMMYQPLGLRPGWRANGFAPPTRPVFQPSPVPVVPNTQRQNRHNRGRMNGHMPPHGGHSLPYMPQSVTYSKDSFNQQRAGQVKYEPYARQREMNKGFGVSSTATNSVGVGRQGSEMLSSMLAAASPEQQKQILGERLYPLVQKHKPDLAAKITGMLLEMDNSELLLLLESTESLAAKVEEAVQVLKYSKTKVSGQDALHPSYLSAEVAVN; encoded by the exons ATGGCGGTGTCTCCGGCGGTGAACGCACCTCTGGCGTCGCTGTACGTGGGGGACCTCCACCCGAACGTGACGGATGGCCAGCTCTTCGACGCCTTCTCCGAGTTCAAGTCCCTCGCTTCCGTGCGGGTCTGCAGGGATTCTTCATTGGGGAGGTCGCTCTGCTACGCCTACGTCAACTTTGTTGATCCCAATGACG CAACTCGCGCTATCGAAGTAAAGAATCACACTGCCTTAAATGGAAAAGTGATAAGGGTCATGTGGTCGCATCGTGATCCAGATGCGAGAAGAAGTGGAAAAGGGAATGTGTTTGTTAAG AACTTGGATGAATCAATTGATAATTCTGGGCTTCAGGATATGTTTGAGAAATTTGGGAATGTTTTGTCCTGTAAAGTTGCCGTGTCCGAGGATGGGAAGAGTAAAGGGTATGGCTTTGTTCAATTTGAGTCTGAGGAATCTGCAAATGATGCTATAGAGAAGCTAAATGGCTCTACTGTTGGAGAGAAGCAGAT ATATGCTTCAAAGTTTGTCAAAAGGAGTGATAGGATTTTGCCCAGCGTTGAtgttaaatatacaaatttgtaCATGAAGAATTTGGATTTAGATGTCACGGAAGAGGTTCTACGGGAGAAGTTCTCCAAGTTTGGGAAAATTGCTAGTTTGGTTATATCAAAGGAAGACAAAGGGACTTCCAGAGGTTTTGGCTTTGTAAACTTCGATAACCCAGATGATGCAAGACAAGCAATGGAACAGATGAATGGATCGCAACTTG GTTCAAAAGTTCTCTATGTAGCAAGGGCACAGAAGAAAGCAGAGCGCAAGCAAATTTTACGTCATGAGTTTGAGGAGAAACGTAAAGAGCAGATCATTAAGTACAAG gGCTTAAATGTCTATGTGAAgaatattgatgatgatgtCACTGATGAGGAGCTGCGAGAACACTTCAGTCAATGTGGCACAATTACTTCTGCAAAACTTATGCGAGATGACAAGGGAATAAATAAAGGGTTTGGATTTGTCTGCTTTTCCACCCCTGAGGAGGCCAATAAAGCTGTGAGCAGGTTTCATG GATACATGTTTCATGGGAAGCCACTATATGTGGCTATTGCTCAAAGGAAAGAGGATAGACAAGCACAACTGCAGCTCCAGTATGCCCATCATTTGGCAGGACTAGCGGGGCATTCAACTACTGTTGTCCCCAGTGGAAATCCTCCTTACTACTATACGGCTCCTCCTGGCGTTGTCTCACAAGTGGCTCCTCAGCATGCTATGATGTATCAGCCTCTGGGTTTGAGGCCCGGATGGAGGGCTAATGGCTTTGCACCTCCAACCAGACCAGTCTTTCAACCATCCCCAGTTCCAGTT gtTCCTAACACTCAAAGGCAAAATAGGCACAACCGTGGCAGGATGAATGGGCATATGCCTCCACACGGTGGTCACTCTCTTCCATATATGCCACAATCAGTGACTTACTCAAAAGATTCATTCAATCAGCAG CGTGCTGGCCAGGTTAAGTATGAGCCATATGCTCGTCAACGTGAGATGAATAAAGGATTTGGCGTTTCATCTACTGCTACTAATTCTGTTGGAGTTGGGCGACAGGGATCAGAGATGCTGAGTAGCATGCTTGCTGCTGCTTCCCCTGAGCAGCAGAAGCAGATACTTGGCGAGCGTCTCTACCCTCTTGTTCAGAAACACAAG CCTGACCTTGCTGCAAAGATTACGGGGATGCTTTTGGAGATGGACAACTCAGAACTGCTGCTTTTGTTGGAGTCGACAGAGTCTCTGGCAGCCAAAGTGGAAGAGGCTGTGCAAGTTCTCAAGTACTCCAAGACCAAAGTATCTGGTCAGGATGCCCTTCATCCCAGTTATCTATCTGCTGAGGTTGCAGTTAATTGA
- the LOC121265373 gene encoding wall-associated receptor kinase-like 20 isoform X1, with product MSTKPSTIPGLFCSNILLVFLLSLQCSSQKSCSNCGSIEIPYPLSTNPNCGDPDYSLRCDPHSQKLYFVALNGSSYAVVSIMAASQRMVVQPSAWLPDRCVTQDMLVSEGLWLNQSLPFNITSSNTIFLFNCSPRLLVSPLNCTTSSLCHRFLESSGQVDKNRALQCASGLDPCCTFIVGGIPSAYKIRLHSSGCRAFRSILHLDPEKPASQWEEGLEIQWAPPPEPVCKSQLDCSGASKCSAAGLNGQLRCLCNKGYLWDHGLGTCLRTKKNIKAGLSLKVSIGIISFFSLALVMTAVTVRRSCRCLSNQAKMAKAREKMLKSSNGGKSARMFHLKEMKKATKNFSKDRVLGSGGFGEVYQGELQDGTVVAVKSARVGNIKSTEQVLNEVGILSQVNHKNLVRLLGCCVEGEQPLMIYEFISNGTLHDHLHGKFSTLLDWKTRLRIALQTAEALAYLHTAAYTPIYHRDVKSTNILLDDDFNAKVADFGLSRLADPGLSHVSTCAQGTLGYLDPEYYRNYQLTDKSDVYSYGVVLLELLTSQKAIDFSRDQDDVNLATYVGQRANTGASMEVVDQRLLGKEPTGDTLTSIKLFLELALSCLREKKGDRPGMKDVVQELQCIIQIVDQEQLKVVEITPRGGRLK from the exons ATGAGCACTAAACCAAGCACAATACCCGGCTTGTTTTGTAGCAATATCCTCCTGGTTTTTCTTCTTAGTCTTCAATGTTCTTCTCAGAAGTCCTGTTCCAATTGTGGCTCCATTGAGATCCCATATCCTCTAAGCACAAACCCCAATTGCGGTGACCCGGATTACTCCCTCCGTTGTGATCCCCACTCTCAGAAACTCTATTTTGTTGCCCTTAATGGAAGTTCTTATGCTGTAGTCAGCATCATGGCTGCATCTCAACGCATGGTGGTGCAACCATCGGCGTGGCTGCCTGACAGATGTGTCACTCAAGACATGCTGGTGAGTGAGGGCCTCTGGTTGAACCAATCTCTCCCTTTTAACATAACTTCATCCAACACCATCTTCCTCTTCAACTGCTCCCCCCGTCTTTTGGTATCTCCTCTCAATTGCACTACTTCTAGCCTTTGTCACCGTTTCTTGGAGAGTTCGGGACAAGTTGACAAAAATCGAGCGCTTCAATGTGCGAGCGGTCTTGACCCTTGTTGCACCTTTATTGTGGGTGGGATACCTTCAGCATACAAGATAAGGCTTCATAGTTCAGGTTGTAGAGCCTTCAGAAGCATCCTTCATCTGGATCCTGAGAAGCCTGCAAGCCAATGGGAAGAGGGGTTGGAAATTCAATGGGCTCCCCCACCGGAACCAGTTTGTAAATCACAGCTTGATTGCTCCGGGGCTTCCAAGTGTTCAGCTGCTGGTTTAAATGGCCAACTCCGGTGCCTTTGCAATAAGGGATACCTCTGGGACCATGGTCTTGGAACTTGCTTGAGAACGAAGAAGAATATTAAGGCTGGCCTCAGCTTAAAGGTCTCCATAGGGATAAtctcctttttctctctagCACTAGTCATGACCGCTGTCACCGTAAGAAGATCTTGCAGATGTCTCTCGAACCAGGCAAAAATGGCAAAAGCTAGAGAGAAGATGTTAAAATCGAGCAATGGTGGCAAATCTGCCAGAATGTTTCACTTAAAAGAGATGAAGAAAGCAACAAAAAACTTCTCTAAAGACAGAGTTTTAGGTAGTGGTGGTTTCGGGGAAGTCTACCAAGGTGAGCTTCAAGATGGGACAGTTGTGGCCGTTAAGTCAGCTAGAGTGGGCAACATCAAAAGCACGGAACAAGTTCTGAATGAAGTTGGGATACTTTCTCAAGTCAATCACAAGAACCTTGTCAGACTCTTGGGTTGTTGCGTGGAAGGGGAGCAGCCCTTAATGATCTACGAGTTCATCTCAAATGGGACCCTCCATGACCATCTACATGGTAAGTTTTCCACTCTCCTGGACTGGAAAACGAGGCTAAGAATTGCTTTACAAACTGCTGAAGCATTGGCTTATTTACATACTGCGGCATACACTCCCATCTACCATCGCGATGTCAAGTCCACAAATATTCTATTAGATGACGACTTCAATGCAAAAGTTGCAGATTTCGGGCTCTCCAGATTGGCTGACCCAGGGCTGAGCCATGTATCGACCTGTGCTCAGGGAACATTGGGGTACCTGGACCCTGAGTACTATCGCAACTACCAGTTAACTGATAAAAGTGATGTTTACAGTTACGGGGTCGTGTTGCTTGAGCTTCTGACCTCCCAGAAGGCCATCGACTTCTCGCGTGATCAAGATGATGTGAATTTAGCCACTTACGTGGGCCAAAGGGCCAACACTGGCGCAAGCATGGAAGTTGTGGATCAGCGGCTTCTTGGCAAGGAGCCCACGGGCGATACACTGACAAGCATAAAGCTCTTCCTAGAGCTTGCACTTTCCTGTCTCAGAGAGAAGAAGGGAGATAGGCCTGGAATGAAGGATGTTGTTCAAGAACTGCAGTGCATAATCCAAATCGTTGATCAGGAACAG TTAAAGGTGGTGGAAATAACTCCAAGAGGAGGCCGATTAAAGTGA
- the LOC121265373 gene encoding peptidyl-prolyl cis-trans isomerase FKBP16-4, chloroplastic-like isoform X3, protein MALSLFPCHHHSLRQGRDPRTGTQLGFHVAAHALPPMVVQNQPRYLYSMTEEGHCLALSSQLSVAGVYACDVAEAVSTSRRALRGAKVPESEFTTLPNGLKYYDLKVGGGVEAVKGSRVAVHYVAKWKGITFMTSRQGLGVGGGTPYGFDVGQSERGTVLKGLDLGVRGMRVGGQRLLIVPPELAYGSKGVQEIPPNATIELDVELLAIKQSPFGSPVKIVEG, encoded by the exons ATGgcactctctctcttcccttgcCATCACCACTCTCTG AGACAGGGAAGAGACCCTCGAACAGGAACTCAACTGGGTTTCCATGTCGCTGCTCATGCTCTTCCTCCAATGGTGGTGCAGAACCAGCCACGCTATCTTTACAGTATGACGGAAGAAGGGCACTGCTTGGCGCTCTCCTCACAACTG TCAGTTGCGGGAGTCTATGCCTGTGATGTAGCTGAGGCTGTTAGCACCAGTAGAAGAGCT CTTAGAGGAGCAAAAGTACCTGAAAGTGAATTTACAACTCTTCCCAATGGTCTGAA GTACTATGATTTGAAGGTTGGGGGTGGAGTTGAGGCTGTGAAGGGATCTCGGGTTGCA GTTCACTACGTTGCGAAATGGAAAGGCATCACTTTTATGACTAGTAGACAAGGACTGGGTGTTGGAGGAGGAACG CCATATGGATTTGATGTAGGCCAATCTGAGAGGGGAACAGTGCTTAAAGGACTGGATCTAGGTGTACGGGGCATGCGGGTTGGAGGCCAG CGATTACTAATTGTTCCTCCTGAGCTAGCTTATGGAAGCAAAGGAGTCCAGGAAATCCCACCCAATGCAACAATAGAG TTGGATGTTGAACTACTGGCCATTAAACAAAGCCCATTTGG GTCTCCTGTTAAAATTGTTGAGGGTTAA
- the LOC121265373 gene encoding peptidyl-prolyl cis-trans isomerase FKBP16-4, chloroplastic-like isoform X2 — MALSLFPCHHHSLVLIRSPLTYFPILETGKRPSNRNSTGFPCRCSCSSSNGGAEPATLSLQYDGRRALLGALLTTVAGVYACDVAEAVSTSRRALRGAKVPESEFTTLPNGLKYYDLKVGGGVEAVKGSRVAVHYVAKWKGITFMTSRQGLGVGGGTPYGFDVGQSERGTVLKGLDLGVRGMRVGGQRLLIVPPELAYGSKGVQEIPPNATIELDVELLAIKQSPFGSPVKIVEG, encoded by the exons ATGgcactctctctcttcccttgcCATCACCACTCTCTGGTTCTCATCCGTAGCCCCCTCACCTACTTTCCCATTttag AGACAGGGAAGAGACCCTCGAACAGGAACTCAACTGGGTTTCCATGTCGCTGCTCATGCTCTTCCTCCAATGGTGGTGCAGAACCAGCCACGCTATCTTTACAGTATGACGGAAGAAGGGCACTGCTTGGCGCTCTCCTCACAACTG TTGCGGGAGTCTATGCCTGTGATGTAGCTGAGGCTGTTAGCACCAGTAGAAGAGCT CTTAGAGGAGCAAAAGTACCTGAAAGTGAATTTACAACTCTTCCCAATGGTCTGAA GTACTATGATTTGAAGGTTGGGGGTGGAGTTGAGGCTGTGAAGGGATCTCGGGTTGCA GTTCACTACGTTGCGAAATGGAAAGGCATCACTTTTATGACTAGTAGACAAGGACTGGGTGTTGGAGGAGGAACG CCATATGGATTTGATGTAGGCCAATCTGAGAGGGGAACAGTGCTTAAAGGACTGGATCTAGGTGTACGGGGCATGCGGGTTGGAGGCCAG CGATTACTAATTGTTCCTCCTGAGCTAGCTTATGGAAGCAAAGGAGTCCAGGAAATCCCACCCAATGCAACAATAGAG TTGGATGTTGAACTACTGGCCATTAAACAAAGCCCATTTGG GTCTCCTGTTAAAATTGTTGAGGGTTAA
- the LOC121265418 gene encoding protein CHUP1, chloroplastic has protein sequence METSSRAEVMQPALLKVGVSLAIVSVAGFFYAKIMTRKVTVVKDCSLETPVTSLKTISYDGFEDEDSFHTFPSTCMPLMEDEGSTIWDCSSLANTLQDLETGDGAKSEEIQVLRSKIGDIEKREWELENQFIRYRDLKEQESMLMELKNMLLLELARVEFLDRGISSLETDTIILKNLVEHYVGVLELLEDWKSENGLLQRKVKKLLRRTRKQSRVIGEQNIRIEAGETAILASCDALETRNDIIKKLEDKVKELHTIMDQMQQEKNELLRKIDLAETSASSISTIEGEGVTLETYNQLVNELERLKKDREAEIKEVIFLRWSNACLRHELYKKSHPESSCFEGCQEIGSLLEHNEPCYVVESSHDEHAASKRGKLFQRIRRWVEGSGKAKGKVEEKIRH, from the exons ATGGAGACTTCATCAAGAGCAGAGGTTATGCAGCCAGCACTCCTCAAAGTTGGTGTTTCTTTAGCTATTGTATCCGTGGCTGGTTTTTTCTATGCTAAGATCATGACAAGAAAAGTTACTGTTGTTAAAGATTGTTCGTTGGAAACTCCGGTCACTTCTCTCAAAACCATTTCTTATGATGGGTTTGAAGACGAAGATAGCTTCCATACTTTTCCTTCCACCTGCATGCCTTTAATGGAAGATGAAGGATCGACGATCTGGGACTGTAGCAGTCTTGCAAATACATTACAAGATTTAGAAACAGGGGATGGGGCCAAATCTGAAGAGATTCAAGTCCTAAGAAGCAAGATAGGAGATATAGAAAAGAGGGAATGGGAGCTAGAGAATCAGTTTATTCGTTACCGTGATTTAAAAGAGCAAGAGTCCATGCTTATGGAGCTTAAGAACATGTTGTTGTTGGAGCTGGCCCGTGTTGAGTTCTTGGATAGGGGAATTTCTTCATTGGAGACGGATACAATTATACTCAAGAATTTGGTTGAGCACTATGTGGGAGTTCTTGAGCTGTTAGAAGATTGGAAATCAGAAAATGGGCTGCTTCAAAGGAAGGTAAAGAAACTTTTGAGAAGAACGAGGAAGCAATCACGTGTCATAGGAGAGCAAAATATAAGGATTGAAGCTGGAGAAACAGCAATTTTGGCAAGTTGCGATGCACTAGAAACAAGGAATGATATCATCAAGAAATTGGAGGACAAAGTTAAAGAGCTACACACAATTATGGACCAAATGCAACAGGAAAAGAATGAACTTTTGAGGAAGATAGATTTGGCAGAAACATCAGCTTCATCGATCTCCACG ATTGAAGGAGAAGGTGTAACACTGGAAACTTACAATCAGCTCGTGAATGAACTGGAACGGCTCAAGAAGGATCGAGAAGCTgagattaaggaagtgattttctTAAGATGGAGCAACGCATGCTTAAGGCATGAGTTATACAAGAAGAGCCATCCTGAGTCGTCATGTTTTGAGGGTTGCCAAGAAATTGGTTCTCTTTTAGAGCACAATGAGCCTTGCTATGTCGTTGAGAGTAGTCATGACGAACATGCTGCTTCGAAAAGGGGAAAGTTATTCCAAAGGATTAGAAGATGGGTGGAAGGAAGTGGGAAGGCAAAaggaaaagtagaagaaaaaataaggcACTAA
- the LOC121265376 gene encoding LOW QUALITY PROTEIN: threonine dehydratase biosynthetic, chloroplastic-like (The sequence of the model RefSeq protein was modified relative to this genomic sequence to represent the inferred CDS: inserted 1 base in 1 codon) has protein sequence METFRFSPCQSPLLRPKRLDLAPHTFIGIHNNRRDLAVKTYIAATLSEPAASISSTAVTSRDNPLHISTQPSSPSPKIKVSPGSLQYPAGFLGAAIPVRTVPNVGDGENITDAMGYLTNILSSKVYDVAIESPLQLAPKLSERLGVTVLLKREDLQPVFSFKLRGAYNMMAKIPKEQLDRGVICSSAGNHAQGVALAAKRLGCNAVIAMPVTTPEIKWQSVERLGATVVLVGDSYDEAQTYAKKRATEEGRTFVPPFDHPDVIMGQGTVGMEIVRQMKGHLHAIFVPVXGGGLIAGIAAYVKRVCPEVKIIGVEPSDANAMALSLHHGQRVMLDQVGGFADGVAVKEVGEETFRICQDLVDGVVLVSRDAICASIKDMFEEKRSILEPAGALALAGAEAYCKYYGLKGENVVAITSGANMNFDKLRVVTELANVGRQQEAVLATVMPEEPGSFKCFCELVGSMNITEFKYRCNSDKEAIVLYSVGVHTVSELEALQRRMDSSQLKTYNLTNSDLVKDHLRYLMGGRSNVQNEVLCRFVFPERPGALMKFLDSFSPRWNISLFHYRGEGETGANVLVGMQIESCEMDEFHDRADNLGFDYLVVNNDKDFQLLMHSVEPTLQ, from the exons ATGGAGACCTTCCGGTTCTCACCGTGCCAGTCACCTCTTCTACGCCCTAAGCGTTTGGATTTGGCCCCACATACCTTCATTGGGATCCACAACAACAGAAGGGACCTCGCCGTCAAGACATACATCGCCGCCACGCTATCTGAACCTGCGGCGTCGATTTCCTCAACGGCCGTTACCTCCCGCGACAACCCGTTACACATCTCCACCCAACCCTCCTCCCCTTCTCCGAAAATCAAAGTCTCTCCCGGTTCCCTGCAGTACCCGGCCGGGTTCCTCGGGGCCGCCATACCGGTCCGTACGGTTCCCAATGTCGGTGACGGTGAGAATATTACCGACGCTATGGGCTACCTGACAAACATACTCTCGTCCAAGGTCTATGACGTGGCCATCGAATCACCTTTGCAACTTGCGCCGAAGCTCTCGGAGCGTCTTGGCGTCACGGTTTTGCTCAAGCGGGAGGATTTACAGCCT GTTTTCTCTTTCAAGCTGCGTGGAGCTTACAATATGATGGCAAAAATCCCAAAAGAACAGTTGGATAGAGGGGTTATCTGCTCATCAGCTGGAAATCATGCTCAAGGGGTTGCATTAGCTGCCAAGAGACTTGGCTGCAATGCTGTGATTGCTATGCCCGTCACGACACCAGAAATCAAG TGGCAATCTGTCGAGAGGCTGGGTGCAACAGTTGTTCTTGTGGGGGATTCTTATGATGAGGCACAAACATATGCCAAAAAACGGGCCACAGAGGAGGGCCGTACATTCGTACCTCCTTTTGATCACCCAGATGTCATCATGGGGCAGGGAACTGTTGGAATGGAAATTGTGCGACAAATGAAAGGTCATTTGCATGCAATCTTTGTGCCTG GGGGTGGTGGGCTAATAGCTGGTATTGCTGCTTATGTTAAGAGGGTTTGTCCTGAG GTAAAGATTATCGGGGTGGAGCCCTCTGACGCGAATGCAATGGCACTATCTTTACATCATGGTCAAAGAGTGATGTTGGACCAAGTTGGAGGTTTTGCAGATGGGGTAGCTGTCAAAGAAGTTGGCGAAGAAACCTTCCGCATATGCCAGGATCTGGTAGATGGTGTAGTCCTTGTAAGCCGTGATGCTATATGTGCCTCAATAAAG GACATGTTTGAGGAGAAAAGAAGCATTTTAGAACCAGCAGGTGCACTTGCTCTTGCTGGAGCTGAAGCATATTGCAAGTATTATGGTCTCAAGGGGGAAAATGTTGTAGCAATAACTAGTGGAGCAAACATGAATTTCGATAAACTGAGGGTGGTGACTGAACTAGCTAATGTAGGTCGGCAACAAGAGGCTGTGCTTGCAACTGTTATGCCGGAAGAGCCTGGAAGTTTCAAATGCTTTTGTGAACTG GTGGGATCGATGAATATCACCGAATTCAAATATAGGTGTAACTCTGATAAAGAGGCTATCGTTCTATACAG TGTTGGCGTTCACACAGTTTCTGAACTCGAAGCACTGCAGAGGCGGATGGACTCTTCTCAACTTAAAACTTACAATCTCACAAATAGTGACTTGGTTAAAGATCATTTGCGTTATTTG ATGGGAGGCAGATCAAATGTTCAAAATGAGGTTCTTTGTCGGTTTGTATTTCCGGAGAGGCCTGGTGCTCTAATGAAATTCTTGGATTCTTTTAGTCCACGCTGGAATATAAGTTTGTTCCATTACCGTGGAGAG GGTGAAACCGGTGCAAATGTATTGGTCGGGATGCAGATTGAAAGTTGTGAGATGGATGAATTTCATGACCGCGCCGATAATCTTGGATTTGATTATTTAGTGGTAAACAATGATAAGGACTTCCAGCTGTTGATGCATTCAGTAGAGCCAACACTGCAATAG